A window of the Streptomyces griseochromogenes genome harbors these coding sequences:
- a CDS encoding SirB1 family protein — protein MRHPRLPPPYPPPPERSAEVRRRFAEEARSERPDLSALCLLIGAEADGSLDEAGIDAAQMELDELAGQLPYRPGGPQAWARALSRLLGERYGFSGSAGDYDRLESSLLHEVLRRRRGLPILLSVVWLEVARRAGAPVYGVALPGHFVVGFGAAEEQVLADPFDGGRVLTGTDAELLVVGATGAPLQPSMLVPAAPLDVVQRILNNIRAWAATRPERSDVGLWAVELALLLPAHPARLRYERGQLLVQRGEFVQGAEELDAYAHLIEVVDEPAARRIRQQAHSARAMLN, from the coding sequence ATGCGGCACCCTCGTCTCCCTCCCCCGTATCCGCCCCCGCCCGAGCGGTCGGCCGAGGTGCGGCGGCGGTTCGCCGAGGAGGCGCGGTCCGAGCGGCCGGATCTGTCGGCGCTGTGCCTGCTGATCGGCGCGGAGGCGGACGGCTCGCTGGACGAGGCCGGGATCGACGCGGCCCAGATGGAGCTGGACGAGCTGGCCGGGCAGCTGCCGTACCGTCCGGGCGGCCCGCAGGCGTGGGCCCGGGCGCTGAGCCGGCTGCTGGGTGAGCGCTACGGGTTCTCGGGGTCGGCCGGGGACTACGACAGGCTGGAGTCCTCGCTGCTGCACGAGGTGCTGCGGCGGCGGCGCGGCCTGCCGATCCTGCTGTCGGTGGTGTGGCTGGAGGTCGCCCGGCGGGCGGGGGCACCGGTGTACGGGGTCGCGCTGCCGGGGCACTTCGTGGTCGGGTTCGGGGCCGCCGAGGAGCAGGTGCTGGCCGATCCGTTCGACGGGGGCCGGGTGCTCACCGGGACCGATGCCGAGCTGCTCGTGGTGGGGGCGACCGGGGCGCCGTTGCAGCCCTCGATGCTGGTGCCCGCGGCGCCGCTGGACGTCGTGCAGCGGATCCTGAACAACATCCGGGCCTGGGCCGCGACCCGGCCCGAGCGCTCGGACGTGGGGCTGTGGGCCGTGGAGCTGGCGCTGCTGCTGCCCGCGCATCCGGCTCGGCTGCGCTATGAGCGCGGTCAGCTGCTGGTGCAGCGGGGCGAGTTCGTGCAGGGGGCCGAGGAGCTGGACGCGTACGCCCATCTGATCGAGGTCGTCGACGAACCGGCCGCCCGTCGGATACGGCAGCAGGCCCACTCGGCGCGCGCGATGCTCAACTGA
- a CDS encoding ABC transporter permease: protein MNALIKLELARSLRNKKFLFFSVLYPSILYLIFSSSSGSNEKVSDTGLTVATYLMVSMASFGALTAVLMGNSERIAKERESGWVRQLRLTSLPGRGYVLAKTAGAAVVSLPSIIMVFGVAAAVKHVRLDAWQWLALAGVIWAGSLVFAALGVAIGYVASGDAVRPITMIVYFGLSVLGGLWMPSTNFPQILQDIAKWLPTHAYAAVGRAIEQSQAPSATDVAVLAVYFVLFSGGAAWLYRKDTLKA, encoded by the coding sequence ATGAACGCCCTGATCAAGCTCGAACTCGCCCGCTCCCTGCGCAACAAGAAGTTCCTGTTCTTCTCGGTGCTCTACCCCTCGATCCTCTACCTGATCTTCTCCAGCAGCTCCGGCTCGAACGAGAAGGTCAGCGACACCGGACTGACCGTCGCCACCTACCTGATGGTCTCCATGGCCTCCTTCGGCGCCCTGACCGCCGTCCTGATGGGCAACAGCGAGCGGATCGCCAAGGAGCGCGAGAGCGGCTGGGTACGGCAGCTGCGGCTCACCTCGCTGCCCGGGCGCGGCTACGTCCTCGCCAAGACGGCCGGCGCGGCCGTGGTCAGCCTGCCGTCGATCATCATGGTGTTCGGGGTCGCCGCCGCCGTGAAGCACGTACGCCTGGACGCCTGGCAGTGGCTCGCCCTCGCCGGTGTCATCTGGGCGGGCAGCCTCGTCTTCGCCGCCCTCGGCGTCGCCATCGGCTACGTCGCCTCCGGGGACGCGGTCCGCCCCATCACGATGATCGTCTACTTCGGCCTGTCGGTCCTCGGCGGTCTGTGGATGCCGTCCACGAACTTCCCGCAGATCCTGCAGGACATCGCGAAGTGGCTGCCCACCCACGCGTACGCTGCTGTGGGACGGGCGATCGAACAGAGCCAGGCCCCCAGCGCGACGGACGTCGCCGTCCTCGCCGTCTACTTCGTCCTCTTCTCGGGCGGCGCGGCCTGGCTGTACCGGAAGGACACGCTGAAGGCGTGA
- a CDS encoding ABC transporter ATP-binding protein, whose product MLLEVRDLHVEFRTRDGVAKAVNGVSYAVDAGETLAVLGESGSGKSVTAQAVMGILDMPPGRITEGEVFFQGKDVLRLKEEERRRLRGAGMAMIFQDALSSLNPVLSVGDQLGEMFVVHAGMSKKGARVRAVELMDRVRIPGAAQRVRDYPHQFSGGMRQRIMIAMALALQPALIIADEPTTALDVTVQAQVMDLLAELQREYHMGLILITHDLGVVADVADRIAVMYAGKIVETAPVHDIYKAPAHPYTRGLLDSIPRLDQKGQQLYAIKGLPPNLMDIPPGCAFHPRCPMAQDVCRTDVPPLYEVSSERGSACHFWRECLHG is encoded by the coding sequence ATGCTGCTCGAAGTGCGCGATCTGCACGTGGAGTTCCGTACCCGGGACGGGGTCGCCAAGGCCGTCAACGGCGTGTCGTACGCCGTCGACGCGGGGGAGACCCTGGCGGTGCTCGGCGAGTCGGGCTCCGGGAAGTCGGTCACCGCGCAGGCCGTGATGGGCATCCTGGACATGCCGCCGGGGCGGATCACCGAAGGTGAGGTCTTCTTCCAGGGCAAGGACGTGCTGAGGCTGAAGGAGGAGGAACGGCGCAGGCTCCGGGGGGCCGGGATGGCGATGATCTTCCAGGACGCGCTGTCGTCCCTCAACCCCGTGCTGTCGGTGGGCGACCAGCTCGGCGAGATGTTCGTCGTACACGCGGGGATGTCGAAGAAGGGCGCGCGGGTCAGGGCGGTCGAGCTGATGGACAGGGTGCGCATCCCCGGCGCGGCCCAGCGGGTCCGGGACTATCCGCACCAGTTCTCCGGCGGCATGCGGCAGCGCATCATGATCGCCATGGCGCTGGCGCTGCAGCCGGCGCTCATCATCGCCGACGAGCCCACCACGGCCCTGGACGTCACCGTGCAGGCCCAGGTCATGGATCTGCTCGCCGAGCTGCAGCGCGAGTACCACATGGGGCTGATCCTCATCACCCATGATCTGGGGGTCGTGGCGGACGTGGCCGACCGGATCGCCGTGATGTACGCGGGGAAGATCGTCGAGACGGCCCCCGTGCACGACATCTACAAGGCGCCGGCCCACCCCTACACCCGGGGCCTGCTGGACTCCATCCCGCGCCTGGACCAGAAGGGGCAGCAGCTGTACGCCATCAAGGGCCTGCCGCCGAACCTGATGGACATCCCGCCCGGCTGCGCCTTCCATCCGCGCTGCCCGATGGCCCAGGACGTGTGCCGCACGGACGTGCCGCCGCTGTACGAGGTCTCCTCGGAGCGCGGCAGCGCCTGCCACTTCTGGAGGGAGTGTCTGCATGGCTGA
- a CDS encoding S9 family peptidase: protein MTTEADSFPRRHARTQRFTLGAPRAFTVAPDGSRVVFLRSRSGTDRANSLWILDPADGTERLAADPLTLLQGASEQLSPEERARRERSREGGAGIVGYATDAAVELASFALSGRLFTAELRAGTARELRVPGPVIDPRPSPDGRHVAYVTGGALRVVGAEGESDRALAEPESETVTHGLAEFVAAEEMGRSRGFWWAPESDRLLVARVDDTPVRRWWIADPAHPEREPNHIAYPAAGTENADVRLFVIGLDGGRTEVVWDRARYPYLARVHWSEAGAPLLLVQARDQRSQLFLAVDPDSGATRMVHADEDPTWLELFAGVPCWNPSGQLVRIVDEGGARVLAVGERPLTGPQLHIRAVLDVGPGDVLVTASAGEEAESPRTGEVHVYRVNELGVERVSREPGVHSAVRAGDVTVLMSATLDRSGTRVQVLREENDGKPAVTVLSHAEDPGLSPGVTLTEGGARRIPCAVLMPTDYPGDTPLPVLLDPYGGPHGPRVVAAHNAHLTSQWFADQGFAVVVADGRGTPGRSPAWEKAVHRDFTVSLDDQIEALQDLAKRYPLDLSRVAIRGWSYGGYLAALAVLRRPDVFHTGIAGAPVTDWRLYDTHYTERYLGDPGEDPEAYLRSSLVTDEGLSSPAEPHRPLMIIHGLADDNVVAAHTLRLSSALLAAGRPHEVLPLSGVTHMTPQEQVAENLLLLQVDFLKRSLAQQAEPS, encoded by the coding sequence ATGACGACCGAGGCTGACTCCTTCCCCCGTCGGCACGCCCGTACGCAGCGGTTCACGCTCGGCGCGCCGCGTGCGTTCACCGTGGCACCCGACGGTTCACGTGTCGTGTTCCTGCGTTCGCGCTCGGGCACGGACCGGGCCAACTCCCTGTGGATTCTTGATCCTGCGGACGGCACGGAGCGGCTCGCCGCCGACCCGCTCACTCTCCTGCAAGGCGCCTCGGAACAGCTCTCGCCCGAGGAGCGGGCGCGCCGGGAGCGCAGCCGGGAGGGCGGCGCCGGCATCGTCGGCTATGCCACCGACGCGGCCGTGGAGTTGGCGTCTTTCGCCTTGTCGGGGCGGCTTTTCACGGCCGAGCTGCGGGCCGGTACGGCACGCGAACTCCGCGTCCCGGGACCGGTGATCGACCCGCGACCCTCGCCCGACGGGCGGCACGTGGCGTATGTGACCGGGGGCGCGCTGCGGGTGGTCGGCGCCGAGGGCGAGAGCGACCGGGCGCTGGCCGAGCCGGAGTCGGAGACGGTCACCCATGGACTGGCCGAGTTCGTCGCGGCCGAGGAGATGGGGCGTTCGCGGGGCTTTTGGTGGGCCCCGGAGTCGGACCGGCTGCTCGTGGCGCGGGTGGACGACACGCCGGTGCGGCGGTGGTGGATCGCGGACCCGGCCCACCCCGAGCGTGAGCCGAACCACATCGCTTACCCGGCGGCGGGGACGGAAAACGCGGACGTACGGCTGTTCGTGATCGGTCTCGACGGGGGGCGCACGGAGGTCGTCTGGGACCGCGCACGCTATCCGTATCTGGCACGTGTGCACTGGTCAGAGGCGGGGGCGCCGCTGCTCCTGGTGCAGGCGCGGGACCAGCGCAGCCAGTTGTTCCTGGCGGTGGACCCGGACTCCGGGGCGACCCGGATGGTGCACGCCGATGAAGATCCAACATGGCTGGAACTTTTCGCTGGTGTGCCCTGCTGGAACCCGTCCGGGCAGCTTGTCCGGATCGTGGACGAGGGCGGCGCACGGGTGCTCGCGGTGGGCGAACGCCCGCTGACGGGGCCGCAGTTGCACATCCGTGCGGTGCTGGACGTGGGCCCCGGTGATGTGCTGGTCACGGCCTCGGCGGGCGAGGAGGCGGAGTCCCCGCGGACCGGCGAGGTCCATGTCTACCGGGTGAACGAGCTCGGCGTGGAGCGCGTGTCGCGGGAGCCCGGCGTGCACTCGGCGGTGCGGGCCGGGGACGTGACGGTCCTGATGTCCGCGACCCTCGACCGGTCGGGCACGCGCGTCCAGGTACTGCGTGAAGAAAACGACGGAAAACCAGCGGTGACTGTCCTGTCACACGCCGAAGATCCTGGTTTGTCCCCCGGCGTGACACTCACCGAGGGGGGCGCACGCCGAATTCCGTGCGCCGTGCTTATGCCTACGGACTACCCCGGTGACACGCCCCTTCCCGTTCTGCTCGACCCCTACGGCGGCCCGCACGGCCCCCGCGTGGTGGCCGCGCACAACGCGCACCTGACCTCGCAGTGGTTCGCCGACCAGGGCTTCGCGGTCGTCGTCGCCGACGGCCGGGGCACCCCCGGCCGCTCACCGGCCTGGGAGAAGGCGGTCCACCGCGACTTCACGGTCTCCCTGGACGACCAGATCGAGGCCCTCCAGGACCTGGCGAAGCGCTACCCGCTGGACCTGTCCCGGGTGGCGATCCGCGGCTGGTCCTACGGCGGCTACCTGGCCGCCCTCGCCGTGCTGCGCCGCCCCGACGTCTTCCACACGGGCATCGCCGGCGCCCCGGTCACCGACTGGCGCCTGTACGACACCCACTACACCGAGCGCTATCTGGGCGACCCCGGCGAGGACCCCGAGGCCTACCTGCGCAGTTCCCTGGTCACCGACGAGGGCCTGTCCTCCCCCGCCGAACCGCACCGCCCGCTGATGATCATCCACGGCCTGGCCGACGACAACGTGGTGGCCGCCCACACCCTGCGCCTGTCCTCGGCACTCCTCGCCGCGGGCCGCCCGCACGAGGTGCTCCCCCTGTCCGGCGTCACCCATATGACCCCGCAGGAACAGGTCGCGGAGAACCTGCTGCTGCTCCAGGTGGACTTCCTCAAGCGTTCGCTGGCACAACAGGCCGAACCATCGTGA
- a CDS encoding sensor histidine kinase: MTEDPQAREQRPETQVRIGQGPGNRRELLVKMLWIGVWLIFLSSPIKDLTSGTHTTGATVAGALGLTAFVGTYLTLVFRNMGRPFAPRTVMSMVSVLAVLAPALAYSLGSSWLGLFVYLSVACGATLPLRTAAWAILSTAVALYLVAVHDGETSWDDSLLLVPLIGFAMVGVGQLVRTTNELRKARATVAHLAANEERLRLARDLHDLLGHSLSLITLKSELAGRMLPEHPDKAAQQVADIEQVSRQALVDVREAVTGYRRPRLAAELAGTQVALTAAGVVAEVPAEPDLTGVPEESEAALAWALREAVTNVVRHSGADKCLVQLTHRQTLDGPVLELSVEDNGSGGSGSGPGNGLTGLTERLEKAGGTLDAGRIKHGFRLVARVPTATSVDVGSGA; encoded by the coding sequence ATGACGGAAGACCCGCAGGCCCGTGAGCAGCGACCGGAGACGCAGGTACGGATCGGCCAGGGCCCCGGCAACCGGCGCGAGCTGCTGGTCAAGATGCTGTGGATCGGCGTCTGGCTGATCTTCCTCAGCTCTCCGATCAAGGATCTGACCTCGGGCACCCACACCACGGGCGCCACCGTGGCCGGCGCGCTCGGCCTGACCGCCTTCGTCGGCACCTACCTGACGCTGGTCTTCCGGAACATGGGCCGCCCTTTCGCGCCGCGGACCGTCATGTCGATGGTGTCGGTCCTCGCCGTCCTCGCCCCCGCCCTGGCCTACAGCCTGGGCAGCTCCTGGCTCGGGCTCTTCGTCTACCTCTCGGTCGCCTGCGGAGCCACCCTGCCGCTGCGGACCGCGGCCTGGGCGATCCTGTCGACGGCCGTGGCGTTGTACCTGGTCGCGGTGCACGACGGCGAGACGAGCTGGGACGACTCCCTGCTCCTCGTCCCGCTCATCGGGTTCGCGATGGTCGGCGTCGGTCAACTCGTGCGTACGACGAACGAGTTGCGCAAGGCCCGAGCCACCGTGGCCCATCTCGCCGCCAACGAGGAGCGCCTCCGCCTCGCCCGTGACCTGCACGACCTGCTCGGCCACTCCCTCTCCCTGATCACGCTGAAGAGCGAGCTGGCCGGCCGGATGCTGCCCGAGCACCCCGACAAGGCGGCCCAGCAGGTCGCCGACATCGAACAGGTCAGCCGCCAGGCCCTGGTCGACGTCCGGGAGGCCGTCACCGGCTACCGGCGCCCCCGGCTCGCCGCCGAACTCGCCGGCACCCAGGTCGCCCTGACCGCCGCCGGAGTCGTCGCCGAGGTCCCGGCCGAGCCCGACCTCACCGGCGTGCCCGAGGAGTCCGAGGCGGCGCTCGCCTGGGCGCTGCGCGAGGCGGTCACCAACGTGGTCCGGCACAGCGGCGCCGACAAGTGCCTCGTCCAGCTCACGCACCGCCAGACCCTGGACGGTCCGGTGCTCGAACTCTCCGTCGAGGACAACGGATCCGGCGGCAGCGGCAGCGGACCCGGCAACGGTCTGACCGGCCTCACGGAACGGCTGGAGAAGGCCGGCGGCACTCTGGACGCGGGCCGGATCAAGCATGGATTCCGGCTGGTCGCCCGCGTACCCACGGCCACTTCGGTGGACGTAGGATCCGGGGCATGA
- a CDS encoding response regulator transcription factor → MTSTIKVLLAEDQSMVREALAALLGLEDDIEVVAQVARGDEVQAAVGAHGVDVALLDIEMPGCTGIEAAARVRREFPAVKLVVLTTFGRPGYLRSAMEAGADAFLVKDAPAAQLADAVRKVLAGERVIDPTLAAAALAEGANPLTEREREVLRAAADGSTNAELAKALHLSQGTVRNYLSTAIQKLAVRNRAEAVRIAREKGWL, encoded by the coding sequence ATGACGAGCACGATCAAGGTTCTTCTGGCCGAGGACCAGTCCATGGTCCGGGAGGCGCTGGCCGCGCTCCTCGGCCTCGAGGACGACATCGAGGTCGTCGCCCAGGTCGCCCGCGGGGACGAGGTGCAGGCGGCCGTCGGCGCGCACGGCGTCGACGTGGCGCTGCTCGACATCGAGATGCCCGGCTGCACCGGCATCGAGGCGGCGGCCCGGGTGCGCCGGGAGTTCCCCGCGGTCAAGCTCGTCGTCCTCACCACGTTCGGCCGCCCCGGCTATCTGCGCAGCGCCATGGAGGCCGGCGCCGACGCCTTCCTCGTCAAGGACGCGCCGGCCGCGCAACTGGCCGACGCGGTCCGCAAGGTGCTGGCGGGGGAGCGGGTCATCGATCCCACCCTGGCCGCGGCCGCCCTGGCCGAGGGTGCCAATCCCCTCACCGAGCGCGAACGCGAGGTGCTGCGCGCGGCGGCCGACGGCTCCACCAACGCCGAGCTGGCCAAGGCCCTCCATCTCTCCCAGGGCACGGTCCGCAACTACCTCTCCACGGCCATCCAGAAGCTGGCGGTGCGCAACCGGGCGGAGGCGGTGCGGATCGCGCGGGAGAAGGGGTGGCTGTGA
- a CDS encoding DUF6113 family protein encodes MSTDGRGSLLAQPLRPPSPGRAAAYLGLFVLGALVALAGALTQAAWFPGGLLLALAGAAGLFVGGSYALGGRGGAVAPVVGWIVTVMLLTASRPEGDFLFGAGGGSYLFLLGGMAVAVICATLAPGRQPGGGSARLGK; translated from the coding sequence ATGAGCACGGACGGACGCGGCTCCCTGCTCGCCCAGCCGCTGCGGCCCCCCTCGCCCGGGCGGGCGGCCGCCTACCTCGGGCTGTTCGTGCTCGGCGCGCTCGTGGCGCTCGCCGGGGCCCTCACGCAGGCCGCCTGGTTCCCGGGCGGGCTGCTGCTCGCCCTCGCGGGCGCGGCCGGGCTGTTCGTCGGCGGATCGTACGCGCTCGGCGGCCGGGGCGGGGCGGTGGCGCCGGTCGTCGGCTGGATCGTCACCGTCATGCTGCTCACCGCCAGCCGCCCGGAAGGCGACTTCCTCTTCGGCGCGGGAGGCGGCTCCTACCTCTTCCTGCTCGGCGGTATGGCCGTGGCTGTGATCTGCGCCACGCTTGCTCCGGGACGGCAACCCGGTGGCGGCTCCGCCCGACTTGGCAAGTGA
- a CDS encoding ABC transporter ATP-binding protein, whose protein sequence is MAEPILEVSGLVKHYPLMRGILFKKQIGAVKAVDGVDFTLGKGETLGIVGESGCGKSTVARMLCNLERPTAGSIRFKGEDITRLSGRALKAVRRNIQMVFQDPYTSLNPRMTVGDIIGEPYEIHPEVAPKGDRRRRVRELLDVVGLNPEYINRYPHQFSGGQRQRIGIARGLALRPEVIVADEPVSALDVSVQAQVINLLDRLQSEFDLSYVFIAHDLSIVRHISDRVGVMYLGRIVEIGSDAEIYEHPTHPYTQALLSAVPVPDPEAREHRERIILTGDVPSPTAIPSGCRFRTRCWKAQERCVQEVPALAVPAEFRQAGGPAAHDSACHFAETLPIGRSAPGLPPAPEESPKPARNGNGPG, encoded by the coding sequence ATGGCTGAGCCGATCCTGGAGGTCAGCGGCCTCGTCAAGCACTACCCGCTGATGCGGGGGATCCTCTTCAAGAAGCAGATCGGCGCGGTGAAGGCGGTCGACGGTGTCGACTTCACCCTCGGCAAGGGCGAGACCCTGGGCATCGTCGGCGAGTCGGGCTGCGGCAAGTCGACGGTGGCGAGGATGCTGTGCAACCTGGAGCGGCCGACGGCGGGCTCGATCAGGTTCAAGGGCGAGGACATCACCCGGCTGTCCGGCAGGGCCCTGAAGGCCGTCCGGCGCAACATCCAGATGGTCTTCCAGGACCCTTACACCTCCCTCAACCCGCGGATGACGGTGGGGGACATCATCGGGGAGCCGTACGAGATCCACCCCGAGGTGGCACCCAAGGGCGACCGGCGCCGCCGGGTGCGAGAACTCCTCGACGTGGTCGGCCTCAACCCCGAGTACATCAACCGTTACCCGCACCAGTTCTCCGGCGGCCAGCGCCAGCGCATCGGCATCGCCCGGGGGCTGGCGCTGCGCCCCGAGGTGATCGTCGCCGACGAGCCGGTGTCTGCCCTGGACGTCTCGGTGCAGGCGCAGGTGATCAACCTGCTGGACCGGCTCCAGTCGGAGTTCGATCTCTCCTACGTCTTCATCGCGCACGACCTGTCGATCGTGCGGCACATCTCGGACCGGGTCGGGGTCATGTACCTGGGCCGGATCGTGGAGATCGGCAGCGACGCCGAGATCTACGAACACCCCACGCACCCCTATACGCAGGCGCTGTTGTCGGCGGTCCCGGTGCCCGACCCGGAGGCCCGCGAACACCGCGAGCGGATCATCCTCACCGGCGATGTGCCGTCCCCGACGGCCATCCCCTCGGGCTGCCGCTTCCGCACCCGCTGCTGGAAGGCCCAGGAGCGGTGCGTCCAGGAGGTCCCGGCTCTCGCGGTCCCCGCGGAATTCCGGCAGGCGGGCGGCCCCGCGGCCCATGACTCGGCCTGCCACTTCGCCGAAACCCTGCCGATCGGGCGCTCGGCGCCGGGGCTGCCGCCGGCCCCGGAGGAGTCGCCGAAGCCCGCGCGGAACGGCAACGGGCCGGGATGA
- a CDS encoding ABC transporter ATP-binding protein: MTTTAAPATTTPVVGFDQVTKTYGSVRAVDGLSLRLYPGETVALLGPNGAGKSTTLDLLLGLKQADTGTVSLFGGTPREAIVAGRVGAMLQSGGLMDEVTVAELVKLACSLHPKPYKAADVMARAGITQIADRKVNKLSGGQAQRVRFALATAGDSDLIILDEPTTGMDVSARQAFWATMREQADQGRTVLFATHYLEEADAIADRVLVLHRGRLLADGTAAEIKAKAGDRRVSFDLEGEIDETALRGLPFLTSITVSNSGSAAGSGQTVRIQSSDADATVHAVYGLGVYPRNLEVAGLGLEQAFVAITEAEEAKQS, from the coding sequence ATGACAACGACAGCGGCACCGGCCACCACCACACCGGTGGTCGGGTTCGACCAGGTGACCAAGACGTACGGGAGCGTGCGGGCCGTCGACGGGCTCTCGCTCCGGCTGTACCCGGGGGAGACCGTCGCCCTCCTCGGCCCGAACGGGGCCGGCAAGTCCACCACCCTGGACCTGCTGCTCGGCCTCAAGCAGGCCGACACCGGCACGGTGAGCCTGTTCGGCGGCACCCCGCGCGAGGCGATCGTCGCCGGGCGGGTCGGGGCCATGCTGCAGAGCGGCGGGCTGATGGACGAGGTCACCGTGGCCGAGCTGGTGAAGCTGGCCTGCTCGCTGCACCCGAAGCCGTACAAGGCCGCGGACGTCATGGCCCGCGCGGGCATCACGCAGATCGCCGACCGCAAGGTCAACAAGCTCTCCGGCGGCCAGGCCCAGCGCGTCCGCTTCGCCCTCGCCACCGCGGGCGACAGCGACCTGATCATCCTGGACGAGCCGACCACCGGCATGGACGTCTCCGCCCGCCAGGCCTTCTGGGCCACCATGCGCGAGCAGGCCGACCAGGGCCGTACGGTCCTCTTCGCGACCCACTACCTCGAAGAGGCCGACGCCATCGCCGACCGGGTCCTGGTGCTGCACCGCGGCCGTCTCCTCGCCGACGGCACGGCCGCCGAGATCAAGGCCAAGGCGGGGGACCGCAGGGTCTCCTTCGACCTGGAGGGGGAGATCGACGAGACGGCCCTGCGCGGGCTGCCCTTCCTCACCTCGATCACCGTGTCCAACAGCGGCTCCGCCGCGGGTTCCGGCCAGACCGTGCGCATCCAGTCCTCCGACGCCGACGCCACCGTCCACGCCGTGTACGGCCTCGGTGTATACCCCCGCAACCTCGAAGTCGCCGGCCTCGGCCTGGAGCAGGCCTTCGTCGCCATCACGGAGGCCGAGGAGGCCAAGCAGTCATGA
- the mshB gene encoding N-acetyl-1-D-myo-inositol-2-amino-2-deoxy-alpha-D-glucopyranoside deacetylase: MTELPARRLLLVHAHPDDESINNGATMARYAAEGAHVTLVTCTLGERGEVIPPESRHLAGAALGAHRRAELAAAVRELGVKDFRLLGGAGRYGDSGMMGIEDNDDPACFWQADVDDAARSLVEVILEIRPQVLVTYDDNGGYGHPDHIQAHRVAMRAVDLAAERGHRIAKVYWNRVPRSVAEAAFARLEDELPTLPFEKSGSVADVPGVVDDERITTAVDGTAYAAAKVAAMRAHATQIEVAEPYFALSNELAQPLFTTEYYELVRGEARPGETDLFAGVEEAS, from the coding sequence ATGACGGAACTGCCAGCCCGGCGTCTGCTGCTGGTGCACGCGCACCCGGACGACGAGTCGATCAACAACGGCGCGACCATGGCCAGGTACGCGGCCGAGGGCGCCCATGTGACCCTGGTCACGTGCACCCTGGGCGAGCGCGGAGAGGTCATCCCGCCCGAGTCACGGCATCTCGCGGGCGCCGCCCTCGGCGCGCACCGGCGGGCCGAGCTGGCCGCGGCCGTGCGCGAACTGGGCGTGAAGGACTTCCGGCTGCTCGGCGGCGCGGGCCGCTACGGCGACTCCGGGATGATGGGCATCGAGGACAACGACGACCCGGCCTGTTTCTGGCAGGCCGACGTGGACGACGCCGCCCGGTCCCTCGTCGAGGTGATCCTGGAGATCCGCCCTCAGGTCCTGGTCACCTACGACGACAACGGCGGGTACGGCCACCCGGACCACATCCAGGCCCACCGCGTCGCCATGCGCGCCGTCGACCTGGCCGCCGAACGGGGTCACCGGATCGCCAAGGTCTACTGGAACCGGGTGCCGCGCTCCGTCGCCGAGGCGGCCTTCGCCCGCCTGGAGGACGAGCTGCCCACGCTGCCGTTCGAAAAGTCGGGCTCCGTGGCCGACGTGCCGGGCGTGGTCGACGACGAGCGGATCACCACCGCCGTGGACGGCACCGCGTACGCCGCCGCCAAGGTCGCCGCGATGCGTGCCCACGCCACCCAGATCGAGGTGGCCGAGCCGTACTTCGCGCTCTCCAACGAACTGGCCCAGCCGCTGTTCACCACCGAGTACTACGAGTTGGTGCGCGGCGAGGCGCGGCCCGGGGAGACCGACCTGTTCGCGGGCGTCGAGGAGGCGTCATGA